One region of Eubalaena glacialis isolate mEubGla1 chromosome 6, mEubGla1.1.hap2.+ XY, whole genome shotgun sequence genomic DNA includes:
- the DIPK2A gene encoding divergent protein kinase domain 2A — protein MWRLVPPKLGRLSRSLKLAALGSLLVLMVLHSPSLLASWQRNELADRRFLQLNKCPACFGTSWCRRFLNGQVVFEAWGRLRLLDFLNVKNVYFAQYGEPREGGRRRVVLKRLGSQRELAQLDQSICKRATGRPRCDLLQAMPRTEFARLNGDVRLLTPEAVEGWSDLVHCPSQRLLDRLVRRYAETKDSGSFLLRNLKDSERMQLLLTLAFNPEPLVLQSFPSDEGWPFAKYLGACGRMVAVNYVGEELWSYFNAPWEKRVDLAWQLMEIAEQLTNNDFEFALYLLDVSFDNFAVGPRDGKVIIVDAENVLVADKRLIRQNKPENWDVWYESKFDDCDKEACLSFSKEILCARATVDHNYYAVCQNLLSRHATWRGTSGGLLHDPPSEIAKDGRLEALLDECANPKKRYGRFQAAKELREYLAQLSNNVR, from the exons ATGTGGCGCCTGGTGCCCCCAAAGCTGGGCCGCCTGTCCCGCTCGCTGAAGCTGGCGGCGCTGGGCAGCCTGTTGGTGCTGATGGTGCTGCACTCGCCGTCGCTGCTCGCCTCTTGGCAGCGCAACGAGCTGGCCGACCGGCGCTTCCTGCAGCTCAATAAGTGCCCGGCGTGCTTCGGCACGAGCTGGTGCCGCCGCTTCCTCAACGGACAGGTGGTGTTCGAGGCGTGGGGCCGCCTGCGCCTGCTGGACTTCCTCAACGTGAAGAACGTCTACTTCGCGCAGTACGGCGAGCCCCGTGAGGGCGGCCGCCGCCGAGTGGTCCTCAAGCGCCTCGGCTCACAGCGCGAGCTGGCGCAGCTCGACCAGAGCATCTGCAAGCGGGCCACCGGCCGGCCCCGCTGCGACCTGCTCCAGGCCATGCCCCGCACCGAGTTCGCGCGCCTCAACGGCGACGTGCGGCTGCTCACGCCGGAGGCGGTGGAGGGCTGGTCCGACCTGGTGCACTGCCCCTCGCAGCGTCTGCTCGACCGCCTGGTGCGCCGCTACGCCGAGACCAAGGACTCGGGCAGCTTCCTGCTCCGCAACCTCAAGGACTCGGAGCGCATGCAGCTGCTGCTGACCCTGGCCTTCAACCCCGAGCCGCTGGTGCTACAG AGTTTTCCATCTGATGAAGGTTGGCCATTTGCAAAATATCTTGGAGCTTGTGGAAGAATGGTGGCTGTAAATTATGTTGGAGAAGAACTGTGGAGTTACTTTAATGCACCATGGGAGAAACGAGTTGACCTCGCTTGGCAATTAATGGAAATAGCAGAGCAGCTGACAAACAATGACTTTGAATTTGCACTCTACCTCCTGGACGTCAGCTTTGACAATTTTGCAGTTGGTCCTAGAGATGGAAAGGTGATCATTGTGGATGCTGAAAATGTTTTGGTTGCTGACAAAAGGTTAATTAGACAAA ATAAACCTGAAAATTGGGATGTATGGTATGAAAGCAAATTTGATGACTGTGATAAGGAAGCTTGCTtatcattttcaaaagaaattcttTGTGCTCGTGCCACTGTGGACCACAATTATTATGCTGTTTGTCAGAACCTCTTATCCAGACATGCCACctggcgtggcacctctggaggaCTGCTTCATGATCCACCAAGTGAAATTGCCAAAGATGGCCGACTAGAGGCCTTGCTGGATGAGTGCGCCAACCCAAAGAAGCGCTATGGCAGATTCCAGGCTGCAAAAGAACTGCGTGAATATCTAGCACAATTAAGTAACAATGTGAGGTAG